CCACGAAGAGTCGGTATAGCAAGCCTTGAGACACTTTGCCACATCATTTTGAATGTTCAAGAGGAACATTCTATTCTTTGACATAGGCACCTTAGCAATCAAGTTATGTCTACAATCTCTTAAGAAAAGACTATGTTCTTTCAAATGGATGTCATAGCCTTTCTCTAATAATTGTCCCAAgctcaaaatattattcttcatgTTAGGCACATAGTAGACATTGGATATGAATTGATGACTCCCATTCTTCAAACGTAtgagaattttacctttgtCTTTGACTGGTATCTTTGAGTCGTCTCCAAATGAGACATCGCCAGTTGCCGCTTCATTGATCTCCACGAACAAGCTTTGATCGCCGCACATGTGGTTGCTTGCGCCGGTGTCGAGGTACCACTTGTTTCTTTTCCCTTGAAATTTGTTTTGGCACGCGAGTAGCAAAGTTTCTTCTTCTCCGCCTTTTTCTTCTACAAAGTTAGCTTTCTCTTCAACCTTCTTCGAGAATCTACACTCGGATGCGTAGTGAccaatcttgttgcaattgaagCACTTGATTTGTGATTTGTCATACCTCGACCATGAATTTCCTCTTCCACGACCTCTTGTTACTTGTGGATTCCAACTTCTttctccattgttgaatttgttggaGTGGTTGTTGTAACCAcctcttccttctcctccatGTCCTCGTCCACGTCCACGATCTTGGCCGCGACCTCGTCCTCTTTGACTCTTGTAATTTGCATAGTTTGCTTCCTTTACGTTGAGTTGTAGTAGTTGCTCCGTAGCctccttttgtttaatttttctctttggttTTTCTTCGTATGCTTGTAAGGAACCCATGAGTTGCTCAATAGTCATGGTCTTtaaatccttgttttcttcaatgttggtaacaatgaagtcaaaacttggatttaaagttcgaagtattttttccatgaccttcacctcatcaacatcttcaccatttcttttaagttgattgACTATGGCCAATACTCGAGAAAAATAATCAGAAATTGACTCGGACTCCTCCATAAACAAACGCTCAAAGTCACCTCTAAGAGTTTGAAGACGAATCTTTTTTACCTGCTCAACTCCTTTGTTGCAAGTTTGAAGCTTATCCCATGCTTCTTTGGCCGTCGTTGTGTTGAATATCTTCTCAAATGTATCTTCATCCACCAATTGATAAATGAGAAAGAGAGCTttcttgtttctctttcttGACTCCTTCAACGTCTCCTTTACACCTTGGCTTAGCGAGGCTTCATCTTGCTCCTCGAAGCCATTCTCTACGATATCCCACACATCTTGAGCTCCTAGTAGCGCCTTCATCTTGATACTCCAAATATCATAGTTGTTCTTTGTGAGCATCGGCATTTGGAAAGGAAAACCTCCATTCGCCATCTTTTGAGGAtcttgaagctctgataccaatttgttggaaataaggctttttatgtttaggaaaagtgtttaggaatattggagactttgaatagaaacttgataggaaggagaattctttatggaggagagaaatttgtatttttgcttgatacaaatgtgtaggattacatctctatttatactactctaaggagaactctagacacactaattctagagagttctcaactctagagatccaaagagtattctagagaatattacaaccataagaaatatctagacactccaaacactacaagaattctctagaaacatgacccataattacttaagcccaaaataactaagtccaaggaaccaaataactaatttaggcccaaatcaagtttatatttcaacaatGGAAACAAAAACTCATGCAAAAGCAAATTATGATTAAACTACTGGAACAGAAAATTACCAAACAAGTTCACCACCTTCTCACAGGCAATAGATGTCTGCATGGACAGAGTAAATAGATGGTTACTAAATTGTCAAACACCAAACATCAGCATCATGGAAACACAACATTCAAGAATCACCTGTTTTAATAGAGGCTTAGTCCAAGAATCCCAGGATCCATTTCCAATTTCTCTACAGATAGATCAAGTACATATAACATTAAggatttattattatctttaatgaAATATTCTTTCAGGGTAAAAGAAGTGCTCAAGTAAAATATCTACTTTTCAGGTTATTAAAGAACAAAGGTgataaaatttgttatatatatatatatatatatatataattattttcagaTGTATTCCAAAATATTTTGCACAACTTCCTCCTACCCCTAACAGATAGGAACCAAGATTACTATTTACTAGGCCCTTATTATGATTTAGGATAAGGACTTACAACCAAATGGTAAATACTGCTCaaacaaatgtaataaatatcAAGAAATTTAGCAAAAACGTACAAGCAGTATCCTGGTGAACCAGACCACTTGCTTAGTTCCTTAATAAAGTTTCTAATGCCCGAATGTTTGCATGCATCTCCAATACCTGACACAAAGTTTAACCACAAAATTAGTATCTTATGGCTAAGCATCCGACAAATTTGTGTCGATAGATTTGTTTTTGCTATACTAAGCTTTAagatgtacaaaaaaaaaaagcattgacATTTGACACCAATCTTGGATCTTTAGCCTATGTCACAATAACAAAAGATAATTTACTTTTTTGTACCTCATGACAATAAgcatttctctctcttatacaaaaaaaaatcattatttattaattactctTTCCTAGGTTTGTTTTCTCCACtccttcattaaaaaatatgttcacCTTGTGTCACCCCCTCCCAAGAATCAAACCCGAACAAAGAACCTTCTCCAAAAGAAAATTTCACATCCATATTCTCTCCCACTGTTAATTCATCAACATGAATCATAGTTTTTTCTTAGACTTCATTTTCAAAAGGATAAACTATGACATCTTTTTTCTGAATTTGAAAAGCAGTAGAATACATGAAATACAACTAATTTTCCAAATCCAAATAATCTGATACGCATGAACATGACTAGACTAGAAGCAAAATTTtcaggaaagaagaaaaagttacATGGATCCATTGGGCATCAGTAACTGAATGCCCATTTCAGTATGATAACAAAATGATCAAATTAGAAAGCATGCGACAGAATATTTCATAAGGAATGAAATAAGTGACAACTAATAATAATGACAATTCTACAGCATAATTCCGTgaattcttttcttgctcacaTTCTTAAACATAAAAAGATTGAACAACCAGCATATGGACAGAGTTATATGACAATTAAAGAAGCATGCAATTGCCCACCATTTCTGATATATAGATTGGTAGAAGACAAGCTTCTTACTTCCTATCTATTGTCTGCAGAAAAGAATTATTCTATCATTTTGTGATTCTGAAGAAAGGAACACATGGAGAAATGCAAGAGATAATAGGCTCCAATCTAGTGTCTACAGAAAGGTATTACACTAACACACAGTAATACCAAACCAGTAATTCTGAAGACCTAATATGATTTCCAAAAAATCCAAgaagactaaaaattaaatttaaggatAGGCTGGCTAAAAGACAATGGCAAGGTGATATAATATTCTTATTGCAAAGAATTGTAGCCAAATGGAGTCTGAAAAAATATCTATCCACTTCTCCATATCTCATTAGTAAGTAAACAGAATCTAATAAATGGATCAATGTGCTCCATTTTTCATTTGTATTAGTATTTAGTATCAATCAGGCATTTACTGATTTACAGTTAGTAATTTAAGTCCATTATTTCATCCTCTACCACTCTCCTGAATCAGAGAGGAGGGCTCAAACCCAAATTTTGACAAATGTagacaaatttttttgtttcctgAAGATCAGAAATAAAGGGTAAGGAAAAAATAAAGCTTGATGTTTCCTCTTAGTTATGATCTCAGCTTTAACTAGGATTTTCCTTCAATTATGTTATTTCCAATTTCAACTATGGTTCTTAGCCTAATATTCTATCACAACATCAACTCATTACAACATCTTCCAACATAAACAAtcaacaatgaagaacgaaAGCATGGATCGAGTTGACCGAATTCAACAATCAGTGATACGAGATAAATAACTCAAGCAGCAAAATAACAAAACCAAAGTCAAATGCCACATCGATTCTACACCAAAAATCAAAAACCCTAATTAgaaagagagaaacaaaaccCCTAACTTCAACATTAAGGAAACCCTAACAGAACggaaagaagagagaaacagACCTTCGAGACCAGTGTCAGTGCCCGGTGAGCGCCATTCAGGTTGGTTCACTGGGTTGTGTACATTTCTCGCGTTCATTTGAAGCGGAATCAGCGCTGGAGGATCACACCTTCCGTACACGTGCGGTTGGTAGCTCGGGATGTCGGGGTTGTCTACGATCCCTGGATCGGAGATCACCGCGTAGACCATCGGCGCCGAGGGGAGGAACGCGGTGGCCGAGCGTGCCATCGGCGGCGGGTGCTTCGGCTGGGACACCACCCAGTCCTTCCCGAAGTATATGCGCTTAGAGAGCTTCAGCCCGTCATCGACCACTTTGGAGAAATCCTCAGACCATCgcagagagaagaaaataaaatgtgcTTTGGAATGTAAAGACTTTGAAATTGCAGTTTTGGTGAGTCAGAAAACTTTTATATTACAGAAAAAATATGGTTGTGGTTGTATTGTAGTGTGTCAAAAGACATTTAATGTGTTAAGAAAACTATTATCATATATttgctataaaaaataattttatttatataataagagTAATTTTAGCTACACCAAATGATTGTAGGTATAAGTTTTTCAAGATTTTACTTACACAGTTTTTTACATACACTCATTATTTGtaggttgatttttttttattgagtttttccTACACCAAACAACTATAGGTATAAGTCTTTGATTTTACTTACTATGAGTATTTGTAGGTAAAAGTTTTTCCTAGGCTTTACCTACACTAGATTAAACATGTAGGTAGAAGTGTTTGTAGGCatatgtcatttttcttgtagtgaaaGTAGAAAATCCtcacaataaaagaaaatatcataCGTCTGTACAAATTTGCCTTATCTAATCTATCTCAGTCTACATTAGCATGAGTTACAGCTCATTCAAGTGAGAAGTAACGTTTAGGAACTCATCCTCCTCACATGGTATTGTTAGACCACCCATTGGATGATCATATCCAAATTGCTCTTCTGCATGACTAAGTTattgttgaaataattaaaGGTTGGTTCAAGTATGATATTGGAATCATGAACTGTCTCATCTTATCTCCAACATAGACTGCAAGATAGCCTTTTGTAGTTCAAAACTTTTCGAGGCTGCTTGGGGTTGTAGAAAACGAAGCCCACCTAATAATACCATGTATGCGGAAACCTATTGTTTTCAGTTGCTCCACACAACAAATAATATAATGACTATAAAGGTCTTGAACATGAAAGAAATATTTGAGTTCAGATACTTCAGGAATGGGATGGCTTTTGTTGCTTGGGAACCCAAGAAATTGTGTATATATAATGTATAAGACCTATGCAATCCAATTCCACAGTTGGTCGCCGTGATGTTGAGGGAGAAAGAATCAAATGGTATTGTCTCAGATGTCTCTTTCAAGGATTAGGAAGATTAATAGGAATCCATACCTCACCTTCAGAGATAATGGCCAACAAATTACCACATGAGAACCTAATGTTTGTTCATGCATTGTGATGTAGCTAATCCAATGGTCGATATGCTTAGGACATCTCACATGTTTCATCAAATAATTGTAAGCTGACAGTTctattgatatatatatctacCATGTACTAAATATTACAGTGACAGATTGACAGCTCTGAATAAGTTTTGGGAGGCAAAAAGAAAACCAATACCAAATACATGATCATGAGGCCCTATGAACCACATTTTTTATGTACGGAAAATTCTAACCGGCACCAGCCTAAAATTTGCACGCATTAAGTTCATTGCCCCTACCCCGTTAATAATTGTTAATATGATccactttgatttctttttatatacttTATCTTAACTACTATCTTATCTCATAGCCCTCATTCACCAACAATTCATGCAGCCATTGGTTTCTTACATATTCCTTTGTCTATATATATTCATGGCTACAAGCACTAGCACCAACACATAACATTCAAACCCTAAAGCATTCAAAATTGTCAATACTTTTCTTAAACAGTTCTCTCCTTAAAGCAATACAACAATGGGTTTTTGTTAGCACCAGAAATGAAGGCATCCCGACAGAGCAACCACGAAGAGAAGTCTCGCGCCCTAAACACCTTGAAGACTACGTGTGAGCTGGTACCATGCAGGGTCATGCATGCGTATGCATGGATACCAGTTAGTTAGGGATACCGTTTGTTAGTTACAATAGGGCCGTTATTCTGTTATCGCAAGGTAGTTGCTGCCATTGCAAGCCATAGCAATGTAAGACCCGTGTATAAAAGGAAAGCTCACTCATGAATAAAGCAGAGAAATCATTTCCCAGTATTAGCTTAGTGTagttatctctctctctctcctctgcTCTTAACAGCTGGTCCGACCTACTACCATGGCGGAACACGGAACCCGCCGTACCACCACTGATCGACTCGAAGAAGCCATCTCCACCCTCGCCATGAAACACTCCGAGCTGGCCAGCAAAGTTGACGCCATGTGTGAGCGTTTTTCTAACATGGCTCCACCTCCATCCCCATCTCATCATCCTCACCAACGTCCCCCAGTCAAGCTTGACGTCCCACGGTTCAACAGCCATGATCCATTAGGGTGGATCTTCAAAATCTCTCGATTCTTTGATTATCAAGGGACACCGGAGGAAGAATACATCACCATCGCATCATTTTATCTCGACGGAGCAGCACTTAGTTGGTTCCAATGGATGTATAGGAATGGCTTTATCACGTCATGGTCGGCGTTACTTCAGGCTATCGAGACTCGCTTTGCACCGTCGTTCTACGACGACCCCCGCAGCGCATTGTTCAAATTAATACAGAGAACCTCAGTCACGGAGTACCTGATGGAGTTCGAAAGGTTAGCAAATCGCATCGTTGGACTCTCTCCCCCCATGTTATTGAGTTGTTTCCTTTTTGGCCTGAATCCTGAGATTCGACGCGAGGTGCAAGCGTTTCAACCAGTATCCTTGCTTGTCTCCAAGTATCCTGATATTCCTTTGTCTATATATATTCATGGCTACAAGCACTAGCACCAACACATAACATTCAAAACCTAAAGCATTCAAAATTGTCAATACTTTTCTTAAACAGTTCTCTCCTCAAAGCAATACAACAATGGGTTTTTGTTAGCACCAGAAATGAAGGCACCCCCACAGAGCGACCACGAAGAGAAGTCTCGTGCCCTAAACACCTTGAAGACTATGTGTGAGCTGGTACCATGCAGGGTCATGCATGCGTATGCATGGATACCAGTTAGTTAGGGATACCGTTAGATAGTTACAATAGGGCCATTATTCTGTTATCGCAAGGTAGTTGCTACCATTGCAGGCCATAGCAATGTAAGACCCGTGTATAAAAGGAAAGCTCACTCATGAATATATCAGAGAAATCATTTCCCAGTATTAGCTTAGTGTagttatctctctctctctctcctctgcTCTTAATAGTTTTCGTTTACCTGGTATCAGAACTGCATTATTTGCAGCAAATCAAGCATCTTCAAAAGTGGTGGATCCATCAAGGGCTATCTTGCAGTCTATGTCGATGAGAAAATGAAGCAGTTCGTTATCCCGGTATCACACTTGAACCAACCTTCATTCCAGGAATTGTTGAGTAGAGCTGAGGTAGAGTTTGGATATTATCATCCCATGGGTGGCCTCACAATTCCTTGCAGTGAGGATGTCTTCCAACGTATAACTTCTTGCTTGAATTGACGATAAATCTCACACTCTTGGAGTCTAACACAGATTACTGAACCAGTGTAGATAGACACCACTCTTGTAAAACTGAAAGTCAGAGCCACACGCATCAATAGCTACAGAAACTGGTTGATTGGCACAACTTTTTGCAGTGCCTTCTCATTGCTGGAAGGGATATCCTCATACCCAATAATAGTAGCAGAAGGGTTGGCTTCTTCATTTGCATTGCACTTTCCATCAACACCCTTATAAGGGTAATTGGGGTCTTGAGTCCATGATTTTGAATGATGAATTTGAAAGCATCATCCATAAGACCACCCTCACAACCTTGGTCCACGCCCAGTGTCAATCAACAAGCTCTTGTTCTGCAAAAGAGATCAATTTTCCAGCCATCAGTGCATGAATTCCATTGTACAACTCACAGATTGAGATGTACCAGAGATACATGTTCATGTAGTACTATTATTTGATAATTCATCTGTTTCCGTAAAAGGTGTACCATTGGgacaatgaatttaatttttgggTGATAGTATGATAAAAAATACCACTAGCTCTGTCATTAGTCCCATCccaaattaatatattcaagTTCCTCTTTGTTCCTTGAAAAATACCACTAGCTCTTTCGAGCCGTGTATTTGAAGCACCGTGCGTGTAAGCTATTATATGctgtgaaataataaaaatcaagtctttttttttcagcAGCCAAACTCCTACTAGTGTCTATAGTTCTTATTGCAGAGAAAAGTAAACAATGTAATtgacaaacaaacaaatagcaATTGAATTCAATGTCATTAATCAAAAATTGGTTGTTGGTAGTTGattagatgatagttgatagttgatagttttagagaattgttttagaaagaaggctatgtcattgatttcttggattatcaattacaacataccaattgcctatttataggctcaagtcaccaacctctcaatggtggtgaatgtttctacattactttatgtctttctagagttttcatgatagattagtatcatgatagttctagattcttctatcttatacatacacttatagttctagattgttctaccatattcatacacattatagttctagattgttctaccatattcatatacactatagttctagattgttctaccatattcatacatattatatttaagaatattctagaaatttgtagcaatttcaacactcctccttgatGCAAATTTCTGTGACTCCGAGCATAGCTCgtaattcttcaaatcttggtcgCGGCAAAGCCTTCGTGAATATGTCTGCAATTTGATCTTCTGTTCTGCAGTAGtcgagtttgatctctttagttGCTTCAGCTTCTCTGATAAAGTGATATTTGATTGttatgtgttttgttttgttgtgatGAACTGGATTCTTCGCCATTGCAATTGCTGATTTGTTGGCGCAGTTGATTTTAGTAGGCTCATcttgtttttctcccatgtcttCAAGTATCCTATGAAGCCATATAGCTTAACTCGTTGCTTCAACAACTACCACGTACTCTGCTTCTACTGTTGATTGTGCTACTGTAGCTTGCTTCTTCGACGTCCAAGAGAACATTCCCGATCGTAGTGAGAAAGCATAGCCAGAGGTACTCTTCATGTCATATGCTGAACCTGCCCAATCACTATCGGTGTAGCCAAGTAATTCTGAGTTGGTTTCGGTTGTATACCATATACCGAACTCTTTTGTTCCTTGTAGATActttaaaattctttttcctgctccaaagtgtatttgacttgggctttgcatgaatcttgatAGAAGACTTGTAGCATACATTATGTCAGGTCGTGTAGCTGTCAAATAtaggagacttccaattagacTTCGGTATTTGGATGCATCAGCTTTTGGTGCTCCATCATTCTTCTGTAGTTTCTCATTTGTTATGAGTGGAGTAGCAACAGGTTTGCACCCATACATCTTGAATTTCTTAAGTAAGCCTTTTGTGTATTTCTTTTGCGAGATGAATATCTCTTCATTTCTCTGACTTACCTCTATGCCGAGGATGTAACTCATCAAACCAAGGTCGGTCATCTCAAAGGTCTTCATCATGTCTTCTTTAAACTCCATCATTATCTTAGTATTGTTTCCCGTGTAGATAAGATCATCTACATATAGAGAGAGTAAGAGAGTGTACTGACCTTGAGACTTGATGTAAAGTGTAGGCTCACTCTTGCTCCTCCTGAATCCTCGATCCATGAAATACTGATCGATTCTGCTATACCATGCTCGAGGTGCTTGCTTCAAATCGTAGAGTGTTTTTCTTAGTCTTAACACTATGCTTTCTTTGCCTTCAGACACGAATCCttgtggctgctccacatagatctCTTATTCAAGTACACCGTTAAGGAAGGCGGATTTGACATCTAGTTGATGGATATTCCATCCTTTTTGTGACGTAATAGCTATTAGAGCTCTTATGGTATCAAGACGAGCTACTGGTGCAAATGTCTCATTGTAGTCAATTCTGGATTGCTGTGAGTAACCCCTTAGCTACTAGCCTCACCTTGTG
Above is a window of Glycine soja cultivar W05 chromosome 12, ASM419377v2, whole genome shotgun sequence DNA encoding:
- the LOC114378774 gene encoding palmitoyl-protein thioesterase 1-like; this encodes MARSATAFLPSAPMVYAVISDPGIVDNPDIPSYQPHVYGRCDPPALIPLQMNARNVHNPVNQPEWRSPGTDTGLEGIGDACKHSGIRNFIKELSKWSGSPGYCLEIGNGSWDSWTKPLLKQTSIACEKVKKMSDLGQGYNIVGLSQGNLIGRGIIEFCDGAPPVKNFISLGGPHAGTASIPLCGVCACSTTALRKSLQFLYILFVFC